GAGGACGCGCACGGCTTCGCGCGCGACGCTGCGGGAGACGTCGTGCTCGGCGCTGACGTGCTCCAGGTTTATCACCTGCCCGGCGGGGTATCTGCCGGACACCACGGCGGTGCCCAACGCGGTCAGCACGTTCTCATGCAGCACGCTGACATTGGACGTAGATGCCACGGATACATCCTGTCATGGCCCATGGACACCACATATGAGCAGATCTTTTCGTGCTCTGCTTGAAATGCTATGACGATTGATTCCGTTCGCCGACGCGGACGACTTCCACCCGACGGCGAACATCACGAAGATGACCGCCGATCAGCCGCTCGATGACGACCGTCCTGGTGCTCGATCTGTTCATCTGAGGACCTGGGTACCCCCGGCGAGTTCATCGTGCTTGCCCTGCTTGGTCGCGCTGCCGCTGATGGTCACCGCGATCACCAGGATGGCGATGACACCGAGCAGGCCGCCGATCAACGGGATGATGGGCAACAGTGTGAACGCATTGCGGATCGCCGACTGCCGCAGTGTGGGTTTCGCCCCGCCGGGGCCGTGCACGGACAGCCCGAGGATCTTCTTGCCCGGGGTCGAGCCCTGAGCGACCTCGAAGGCGACGAAGTAGATGAAGGTGAGCAGACCGGTGAACAGTCCGGTCACCCAGATGTTGGACAGTGTGTCGGTGAAGAACGCCAACACGAATGCGACGATGCCGATGAGGATCCCGTCGATGACGCGGGCGAAGAAGCGGCGGGCGAGGCCGCCGGGCTTCCCGCCGGCGGCGCTGTAGGTACTCGGGTACGGATCGAATCCACCGGTGCTCATACCTGCGAACCTACCCGCCCGCGCGGCGTCGGCGAGCGGTTGAAAACGGACGGGTTTCACGGTCGGCGGGCGACACCGCGCAGCACGGTGTCTCGAGCGGGGCGGCGTCGACCCGCAGAGACCTGACCTTCTGGCCGGCCCGCACCAACGACTACAACGCGTCCGTGCTGACCGGATGGAGCGAGACCGTGGAGCCGAGCGAGGCGTGCGGCATCAACAGGTCGGTGGCGATCCGAATGCCGTTGCAGCTGACCAGGACAAGCTAATCCCGAACGGCCACGCCACGGATCACGGTGTCCCGGGAATGGGTGAGGGCACGGTCGGATCCCAGTTCACGCAGGATGTTCTCCGGGATCCACTGCACACCGATCACACCGCGGGCCAGCAGGTCCGCGTTCGGGCTGTCGACCCGGATCTCCCCGGAGCGAATGCCCTCGGAGAGCATCGTCTTCATCTGCCGCACCCGGGTCGAGAACGACCAGCCGGGGTCCGCGACATCGGGCGGGGACTGTCGCATCCAGGCCAACTGAATCCGGAACTCGTCCGGGAACTGGTCCAGTGCATTGATATTGAGCCAGCTCAGCGCATCCAACTTCTCCAGCGGCGTGGAGTCCGTACCCAACACCGCGCTCCAACCGCCGCCGACCTTGTGGCCGAAGGCAAGCATGATCGACATCAGCAGTTCGTCCTTCGACCCGATGATCCGGTATACGGTCCCGGTGCCCATCCCGGCCGCCGAAGCGATATCGCGGATGGTGGTCATCTCGTAGCCACGCCTGCCGAATTCGCTGCGCGCAACGGCACGGACGTGTGCGGCCTTGTCGCTGCCGGCCGGTTCGGCGTTCTCCGACCAACTCTTGACCACCTCGTCGGCGGTTGCGAACGCGGCCGAACGATCCAGTTGTGCGTCGGTGAGTTCGTGACTGGCCAGCCCGTGCAGATGGATGCGGCACAGCAGGCCGGCCACCTGGTCGCTGCTGCCTTTGTGCCGGATCACGTCGAGCCCGACATGCAACATGCTCTGGCAGATCCGGTCGGCCAGCGTGGGTAGATCCATCTCGGGCCTGATGGAGCCGCTGCAGCGGCCCGCGCGCAGCAGCTGCAGCATGGCGGACTGGATCCCGGCCGGCCGCTGCTTGGTCAGTTCGATCAGCTCGGGGTCCGAACTGGGGCCTTCGTAGAACGACATCTGCAGCGCGGCGCGATGCGCCACCGCACACCGCGCAATGGCGCGGCCCAGGCCGACGATCTGCTCTTCTATCGGGCGCGGGTCAGGGGAGTCGAGCCCGCGCAGCGCCTGCTCGCCGACGAGGTCCAGCGCCGCGTGGTAGCGCCGGATCAACTCGACGAGGATGGCCTCCTTGGATTCGAAATGGTGATAGAGGCTGCCTGCGAGGATGCCCGCCGCCTCGGCGATCTGCTGTAGCGAGGTCCGCAGTCCCGATTCGGCGATCACGTCGTTGGCGGTCTGCAGGATCTCGATCCGGCGCGAATCCGGGGAGCCTGACGGTTGGCCGGCCATCAACTCCCTGCTCTCGTGTCCGAATCCGGTAGGAACCACCGATTCTACGACCTCGCCTTGAACCGGCGGGGTATTGCATATCCCGGGCGCCGAACACCACAGTGCCCGCAGCACGCTGCCGCGGCCCAGCTCGACGGTCTGGAACATGCCGCCGCACAACTGCTGGACCGCATGAAAGCTCCCGATGGGCCGCCGATCTGGCGGCGGTCCTTGGCGTACCCGATGGCCGTGTCCAGCAGCGACTGCGCGGCACCGAGTGCATCCGCGGCAGCCAGCACCAGCACGTCGTCGTGCAGTGCGGCGACGGACTGGTCCCCGGCGGCACCCAATCTCCGCCCCGGGGCGTCGTCGAAGTTCACCCGGAACACCTTGTGGGTGTTGGCGATTCCCGGCACCGCCGAAAGCTGCAGACGGGCGGTCGGCACCGAATGCAGGGCCCGGCCCCGAGATTCGGGCGTGCGGACTATCCGAAGTCGGACCGGTATCCAGACGCGAACGCTGGCAATCGATCTCGCCGAAGAATCCGCCGCCGCCCAGATCCCCGAGGCCACCGAGGACCTCGAGATCGGCACCCTGGTGTACTGCGCGGGAGCCGATCCACGGTACGCACCGTTCCTGACGAGTCCGCTGGCCGCCGCCGAGGCGATGGCGCAGCGCAATTGCATGGCTCCGATGCGGTTGTGCCACCACTTCGCCGCGCCTTCGACATGGTGTTCGCCGAGGCGCTGGACAACCTCGGGAACGGCCCCACCGTGTTGGTCGGCGACGTGATGAAGGCCGCCGCACAGGTGCTGGGCTCGATGCCCCGCAAACAGGCCGTGGAGGTGCTGACGGCGGCGGGCGCCGCCACGATGGGATGAGCGCACGCTAGGGTGCCGACATGGCGAGTGCGAGCAGTGACATCTGGGAGGTGTTGTCGACGGCGCGGACGATCCGCCGTTTCACCGACGAGCCTGTCGACGACGCAACCCTGGCCCGCTGCCTGGAAGCCGCCACCTGGGCCCCTTCCGGGGCGAACGCACAAGCCTGGCGGTTCGTCGTGCTGCGTTCACCCGAGTTGCGCAAAGTGGTCGCCGCGGCCGCGCGGCTGGCGCTGGAGGCCATCGAGCCGGTCTACGGGATGAGCAGACCGACCGAGCAGGAAACCGACCTGATCGCCCGCAACAACCGGGCGACCTACGAGCTGCACGACCGGGCCCAGGAGTTCACCTCGGTGCTCTTCGTCCAGAAACGATTCCCGACGGCCTCGGATCTGCTGCTGGGCGCATCCATCTTCCCGGCGATGCAGAACTTCCTGCTCGCCGCCCGCGCGCAGGGCCTGGGCGCCTGTCTGACCAGCTGGGCCTCCTACGGCGGGGAGGCGCTGCTGCGCGAGGCGGTGGGGGTACCGGAGGACTGGATGCTCGGCGGGCACATCGTCATCGGGTGGCCGAAGGGCCGGCACGGCAAGCTACGGCGCCGCCCGCTCACCCATGCGGTCAGCCTGGACCACTGGGACCAGCCCGCCGACGACCTGCTTGCCGGCGCGCGCTGAACGGTCCTTTCACCCAACATGATTCGCCGTTCCTGGCGGTACGGCACCCGCACACACGCCTCGTATCCCGGGCGATCGTGTACGCCGACGACCACGGCATCGTCGTGCCCCGGATGGCGGCGGCCGCCAGGCCCGGTTGGCACTGTGCGACGATGCGCAAATGAGTGCGCGCCCGTTCCACTTCACCCAGACCGAGCAGGACACCTTCCTGCCCAGCGCCTACGCGCAGAGCCACTGGGGCCCCGACCACCTCAACGGTCCGGCCCTGGTCGGGTTGGTGGCGCGGACGCTGGAGGAGAGCTTCGGCGACCCGGAGTTCCTGCCGTCCCGGCTGACCGTGGATCTGTTCAAGGCGGCCCGCGGGGTTCCCACGCACACCAAGCTGGCCCTGGTGCGCGACGGGCGCCGGGTACGCAACGCCGAGTGCGAGCTGGTGCAGGACGGGGTGACGGTGGTGCGGGCCACCCTGGTGCAGTACCGGCTGTCCGAGCCGCCCCGCGGCCAGGAGTGGGTGGCCCCGGCGACGTTCGTCGGGCCCGCCGATCGTGACGAGAGCCGGGGGATCGCCATCGGCAGCGACGAGGCCGGCTGGAGCGATGCCATCGCCGACCACCAGAACGCCTCCCGGAAGCGCTTCCTCAACCGCACCATCGACGTGGTGGACGGACAGCCCAATTCGCCGTTCGTGCGCGCCGCGATGGCGGCCGAGGGCACCAGTCTGGTCACCAACCTCGGCACCGCCGGGGTCGGCTACATCAACGGCGACCTCACGGTGGCGCTGGCCCGGTTGCCCCGCGACGAGTGGATAGGTGTGCAGGCCGATTCGCACTGGGCGGCCGCCGGAATCGCGGTGGGCACCGCCACCTTGTTCGACAGCGAGGGCGCCATCGGTTCCGGGATGGTGACCGCGGTCAGCAACCCGGCCGCCCAGATCGACTTCGGCAACGACCCGTTCCCGGAGCGCACCCGCTGAGGCCACGGGTGCGCGGGAACCGGTCGGAGCCGGTGCGGACCTGACCGAAGCTCAGGCGTCGATCTTCTTGCGCCGGTATAGCGTTCCGACCGCCAGTAGCAGCAGACTCGCCACCAGAATCGCGGTGGCCAGCACATTGATCTGCGGTGGCACCGCGGCCTTGACCGCCGCGTTCACATACAGCGGGTAAGTGACCGTGGAGCCGCTGACGAAGTAGGTGACGATGAAGTCGTCGAGCGACAGCGCGAAGGACAACATGGCTGCGGCGATGATGCCCGGCACGATCAGCGGCAGCGTCACCTTGAAGAAGGTCCGGGTCGGGCTCGCGCCCAGGTCCAGCGACGCGTCCTCCAGGGTCCAGTCGAAGCCGCGCACCCGGGCCCGCACCGTCATCGCGATGAAGCTGACCTCGAACGCCACGTGTGCGATCAGGATGGTGACGTACCCGGTGTTCCAGGACAGGTCCAGGAACAGGGTGAGCAGCGAGGCGCCCATCACCACCTCGGGTGCGGTCAACGGCAGCACCATGAAGGTGTCCACCGCCTTGTAGCCCCGGAACCGTTGGCGCACCAGCGCGACGGCCAACAGGGTGCCGAGCACCAGGGCGATGGCGGTGGATACGAAGGCGACGTTGAGGCTGAGCTTGAGTGCCTCGGTGAGCGCCGGGTACTTGAACGGGTCCGCCCAGTTTTCCAGGGTGAAGCCCTGCCAGGTGTAGTTGAACTTGCCTGCCGGCTTGTTGAACGAGAACAGGATGATGACCAGGATCGGCACGAACAGGTACAGCAGCACCAGTCCGGCGACGATCCGCAGCGAGTAATCGCCCCACTTGGGCCGGGCCTTCACCGGTTTGGCTCCGGCCGGGCGGGGGGCCGGCCGGGCGGCGGTGGTCGTCATACCAGGTCCTCCGTGCCCAGGGCGCGGGTGTACATCAGCACGCCGACCAGGATCAGGCCCATCAAGCCGAGGCTGAGCGCGGCCGCGGCCGGGTAGTCCTTGACCACCAGGAACTGCTTCTGAATCACGTTGCCGATCATGGTGGTCTGGGTGCTACCCAGATAGTCGGCATTGATGAAGTCACCGACCGCCGGGATGAACACCAGCAGGCTGCCCGCCAGGGCGCCCGGCATCGCCAGCGGCAGGATCACCTTCCGAAAGCTGCGTGCGCCACCGGAATACAGGTCCCGGGAGGCTTCCAGCAGACGCGGGTCGATCTTCTCCAGGCTGACGTAGAGCGGCAGGATCATGAAGATGATCCAGTTGTAGGTCAGTCCGCCGATCACCGCCCAACTCGTCGAGAGCAGCCGTCCCTCATCGGGGAGCAGGCCGATGCTGCCCAATGCGGTGACCACCCAGCCCTCGTCGGCCAGGATCGTTTTCCAGGCGATGGTCCGGATCAGGAACGTGACGAAGAACGGCAGGATCACCAACCCGAGGATCAGGTTCTTGAAGCGGCCGGCCTTGAAGGCGATGACATAGGCCAGCGGGAAGGCCAGCAGCAGGCAGAGCACGGTGGCCGCCAGCGCATACCCGAAGGACCGCAGAATCTGGTCCTGGTACAGCACGAACGCATCGATGAAGTTGGAGAACTTCCAGTCGAAGGTCAGCGTCGGCAGGTACACCGACCCGCCGGACGTCGACAGCGAGGTGCGCGCCAACGAAAAGAACGGCACCACGAAGAAAATGGCGAGATAGGCCAGCGCGGGCAAGATCATCAAATACGGCGCGATCTTGCTCCGCTGCCGGCTGCTGGTTGCGACTCCGGCCATTTATGCTCCCTGCGTTCGCTGTGCCACCGACCTAGCCACCGGTGACAGCGGCGAACATGGTGTTGAATTCCTGCGTCTGCTCGTCGGTCAGCGGTGCCCACGACTTCAGCTGCGCCTGCACCTCCGGCGTCGGGTTGATCAACGGGTTCGCGGCGGCCGCGGGATCGACCTTGGCCAGTTCGTCGGTCATGTCCGAGAGCACCCCGACGAACTGGGTGTAGGCGACCAGCTTGGCGTAGTTGGCCCGGTCGTAGATGTAGTCGATCCAGGCCTCGGCGCCCTTCTGGTTGCGGGTGGTGTACGGGACCACCATGGTGTCGATGAACCAGTCGCCGCCGGACTCCGGGACGATGAACTGCAGGTCCGGGTTGTCGGCCTGCAACTGCACCACGTCACCCGAATAGGCCTGTGCCACAGCGATGTTCCCGGCGGCCAGATCGTCGGCGTAGTCATTGCCGGTGAAGCGGCGGATCTGCCCCCGGTCCTTCTGCTCCCGGACCAGATCAACGGCCTTCTGGATGCTCTCGGTCGTCGGGTTCTCCGGCGAGTTGCCCTGGGACAGCATGATCATGCCCAGGCCGTCCTGGACGTCGGAGAACAGGCTGACCCGGCCCTTGAAGGCGGGATCCCACAGATCGTCGATGGTCCTGATGTCACGACCGGTCGCGGCGCGGTTGTAGGCCAGGCCGACCATGCCGGTCATGTAGGGCGCGGTGAACTTCCGGCCCGGATCGACCTGCGAATCGAGCAGGTCGGCCCGCAGGTTCTTGCGGTTGGGCACACCCGATTCGCTGATCTCGTTGAGCCAGCCCAGCCCCTTCACGCGGGCGGCCATGAACTCGGTGGGCACCACCAGGTCGGTGCCGATGTCCTGCTTACGTGACAGCGGCTCCTTCACCTTGGCGAACCACTGCTCGTTGTCGTTGAAATCTTCCTTGTAGTCCACCGTGATGCCGGACGCCGTCTGGAAGGCTGCGACGAAACCGTCGGCCATGTACAGCGGCCAGTTCGAGACCCGCAGCAGAGCTTCGTCCTGCGCGGCGGAGGAGGTATCCGACGAGCTGCCGCCGTCGGATCCGCAGGCGGCCAGGAACGAGGAGCCCAGCACTGCGGCCGCGGCGGCCGCCGCGCTGCCGCCGATGAACCGGCGCCGGCTGGTGCGGTTGGCGGCCAGGCGGGACAGCAGTCGGGGGTCGATCTCGTTGGACATTCGGGGCCTTTCGTCAAGTGTTGGCGGAGAAGCTCAGTTCGCGGGGTCCGGGTCGGTCAGGACTCGTCGAGCATCTCCTCGAGATCCTCGGTGGTGGGGATGTCGGCGGCGGGCAGCACCAGGGAGGCCTCCGGCGACCAGTGGGTGTAGACCTCGTCACCCGGCCGCAGCAGCGGCAGATTCTGTTCCGGCCCGACGTGCGCGACGATGGTCGAGTCGTCGGGGGCGGTGACCGAGAGCCGCACCACCGGCCCCTGGAAGGTGAGGTCGCGCACGGTGCCGCGAACCACAGCCAGATCGCCGGTCGGTGGGTCGGTGGACACCCGGACCCGTTCCGGTCGGATCATCAGGGTGGCGTGCCCGCCGGGCTCGATGGTCGTCTCACCGGGACGCGACTTGAGCTTCGTGCCGAGCACCTCGATCTCCACGAAGTCTCGGTTGGTGCGGCCGGTCTGCCGGCCGGGCCACAGGTTCGCCTGGCCGATGAAGCCGGCGACGAACACGGTCGCGGGCCGGTCGTAGATGTCGGTGGGGCTGCCGATCTGCTCGACGTTGCCGGCGTTCATGACCGCGATGCGGTCACTCATCGTCAGCGCCTCTTCCTGATCGTGGGTCACGTAGATGAAGGTGATCCCCACCTCGCGCTGGATGCGTTTCAGTTCGAACTGCATCGCATGACGCAGCTTCAGGTCCAGCGCGCCGAGCGGTTCGTCGAGCAGCAGGGCGCTGGGGTAGTTCACCAGCGCGCGGGCCAGGGCGACGCGCTGCTGCTGGCCGCCGGAGAGCTGGCCGGGCTTGCGCTTGGCGAAGTCGGTGAGCCGCACGGTCTCGATGATCTCGTCGACCCGGCGTTTGACCTCGCCTTTGCCCTTGGTCTTGTCGATCTTCATGCTGCGCGGGCCGTAGGCGATGTTGTCCCAGACCGTCATGTGCGGGAACAACGCGTAATGCTGGAAGACGGTGTTGACGTTGCGCTTGTGCGGGGATACCCGGGACACGTCGACGCCCTCAAGGCGGATCGCTCCCTCGGTCGGGGTCTCGAAGCCGGCGATCATCCGCAGCGTCGTCGTCTTGCCACACCCCGAGGGGCCGAGCATGGAGAAGAACTCGCCCTGGGCGATGGTGAAGTCCGCGTCTGCCACCGCGACATAGTCGTCGAAGCGTTTGACCACATGGTCGATCTCGATCACGGGGTCACCCTTGCGGATGGTGCCCCCGTGCTCGCCGGTGGTGTGGTCTGCGGCGGTGGTGTTGGTGCCGGTCAGGGTCGGGCCTCTCTCGAGATTGCGGTCCGTGTGAGTAAACAATCGCGGATCGAAGCGCCCTGCGCAAGCGATTCCGCAACGAATTTACATTCCGACAATGGAATCCATAGGTTTCTCCGCCCTCGGGGACAGAATCCGCTGCGCCGATGTGTGACCTGCACGGCCATCGGAAGCGGGCGACCGGGTCACACCCGGTGGGGCGTGATCGAATACTCGCATGACCGGCGGTGCGACAAGGGCCTCTCAGCCATCGAATCCGAAACCGGCGAACCACGCGTTGACGTCGCCGTCCTTCAGCGGTCGGTCCCCGTCCGGGGCCGGCGACCTGTCCGTGGAGACACACGGGATCGCCCCGGTGGCCCGGGAGAGCCGATACGGGACGCCGGCGCGGTTGTTCACCGTGTGGTTCGCACCCCAGGTGAACATGACCGGCGTCTTCACCGGCACCCTGGCCATCCTGCTCGGTCTCGGCTTCTGGCTCGGCTTGCTGGCGATGGTGATCGGCACCGTCCTGGGCGCGCTGGTGGTCGCCTACCTGTCCACCTGGGGACCGCGCACCGGCACCGCCCAGCTGCCCACCGCGCGGATGGCGTTCGGCCCCGGTGTGCCCCTGCCGGCGGCGTTGCAGTGGCTGTCCTCGATCGCCTGGGACGCCCTGGTCGGACTGTTCGGCGGGCAGGCGCTCGCACTGCTGCTCGGCATACCGTTCTGGGTGGCGGTGCTGATCGTGCTGGCGGTGCAGGGCGCGGTCGGTTTCGTCGGCTACGAGCT
This region of Mycolicibacterium diernhoferi genomic DNA includes:
- a CDS encoding RDD family protein produces the protein MSTGGFDPYPSTYSAAGGKPGGLARRFFARVIDGILIGIVAFVLAFFTDTLSNIWVTGLFTGLLTFIYFVAFEVAQGSTPGKKILGLSVHGPGGAKPTLRQSAIRNAFTLLPIIPLIGGLLGVIAILVIAVTISGSATKQGKHDELAGGTQVLR
- a CDS encoding TetR/AcrR family transcriptional regulator yields the protein MAGQPSGSPDSRRIEILQTANDVIAESGLRTSLQQIAEAAGILAGSLYHHFESKEAILVELIRRYHAALDLVGEQALRGLDSPDPRPIEEQIVGLGRAIARCAVAHRAALQMSFYEGPSSDPELIELTKQRPAGIQSAMLQLLRAGRCSGSIRPEMDLPTLADRICQSMLHVGLDVIRHKGSSDQVAGLLCRIHLHGLASHELTDAQLDRSAAFATADEVVKSWSENAEPAGSDKAAHVRAVARSEFGRRGYEMTTIRDIASAAGMGTGTVYRIIGSKDELLMSIMLAFGHKVGGGWSAVLGTDSTPLEKLDALSWLNINALDQFPDEFRIQLAWMRQSPPDVADPGWSFSTRVRQMKTMLSEGIRSGEIRVDSPNADLLARGVIGVQWIPENILRELGSDRALTHSRDTVIRGVAVRD
- a CDS encoding nitroreductase family protein; amino-acid sequence: MASASSDIWEVLSTARTIRRFTDEPVDDATLARCLEAATWAPSGANAQAWRFVVLRSPELRKVVAAAARLALEAIEPVYGMSRPTEQETDLIARNNRATYELHDRAQEFTSVLFVQKRFPTASDLLLGASIFPAMQNFLLAARAQGLGACLTSWASYGGEALLREAVGVPEDWMLGGHIVIGWPKGRHGKLRRRPLTHAVSLDHWDQPADDLLAGAR
- a CDS encoding acyl-CoA thioesterase domain-containing protein, translating into MSARPFHFTQTEQDTFLPSAYAQSHWGPDHLNGPALVGLVARTLEESFGDPEFLPSRLTVDLFKAARGVPTHTKLALVRDGRRVRNAECELVQDGVTVVRATLVQYRLSEPPRGQEWVAPATFVGPADRDESRGIAIGSDEAGWSDAIADHQNASRKRFLNRTIDVVDGQPNSPFVRAAMAAEGTSLVTNLGTAGVGYINGDLTVALARLPRDEWIGVQADSHWAAAGIAVGTATLFDSEGAIGSGMVTAVSNPAAQIDFGNDPFPERTR
- a CDS encoding ABC transporter permease, encoding MTTTAARPAPRPAGAKPVKARPKWGDYSLRIVAGLVLLYLFVPILVIILFSFNKPAGKFNYTWQGFTLENWADPFKYPALTEALKLSLNVAFVSTAIALVLGTLLAVALVRQRFRGYKAVDTFMVLPLTAPEVVMGASLLTLFLDLSWNTGYVTILIAHVAFEVSFIAMTVRARVRGFDWTLEDASLDLGASPTRTFFKVTLPLIVPGIIAAAMLSFALSLDDFIVTYFVSGSTVTYPLYVNAAVKAAVPPQINVLATAILVASLLLLAVGTLYRRKKIDA
- a CDS encoding ABC transporter permease, producing the protein MAGVATSSRQRSKIAPYLMILPALAYLAIFFVVPFFSLARTSLSTSGGSVYLPTLTFDWKFSNFIDAFVLYQDQILRSFGYALAATVLCLLLAFPLAYVIAFKAGRFKNLILGLVILPFFVTFLIRTIAWKTILADEGWVVTALGSIGLLPDEGRLLSTSWAVIGGLTYNWIIFMILPLYVSLEKIDPRLLEASRDLYSGGARSFRKVILPLAMPGALAGSLLVFIPAVGDFINADYLGSTQTTMIGNVIQKQFLVVKDYPAAAALSLGLMGLILVGVLMYTRALGTEDLV
- a CDS encoding polyamine ABC transporter substrate-binding protein, with amino-acid sequence MSNEIDPRLLSRLAANRTSRRRFIGGSAAAAAAAVLGSSFLAACGSDGGSSSDTSSAAQDEALLRVSNWPLYMADGFVAAFQTASGITVDYKEDFNDNEQWFAKVKEPLSRKQDIGTDLVVPTEFMAARVKGLGWLNEISESGVPNRKNLRADLLDSQVDPGRKFTAPYMTGMVGLAYNRAATGRDIRTIDDLWDPAFKGRVSLFSDVQDGLGMIMLSQGNSPENPTTESIQKAVDLVREQKDRGQIRRFTGNDYADDLAAGNIAVAQAYSGDVVQLQADNPDLQFIVPESGGDWFIDTMVVPYTTRNQKGAEAWIDYIYDRANYAKLVAYTQFVGVLSDMTDELAKVDPAAAANPLINPTPEVQAQLKSWAPLTDEQTQEFNTMFAAVTGG
- a CDS encoding ABC transporter ATP-binding protein, with the translated sequence MIEIDHVVKRFDDYVAVADADFTIAQGEFFSMLGPSGCGKTTTLRMIAGFETPTEGAIRLEGVDVSRVSPHKRNVNTVFQHYALFPHMTVWDNIAYGPRSMKIDKTKGKGEVKRRVDEIIETVRLTDFAKRKPGQLSGGQQQRVALARALVNYPSALLLDEPLGALDLKLRHAMQFELKRIQREVGITFIYVTHDQEEALTMSDRIAVMNAGNVEQIGSPTDIYDRPATVFVAGFIGQANLWPGRQTGRTNRDFVEIEVLGTKLKSRPGETTIEPGGHATLMIRPERVRVSTDPPTGDLAVVRGTVRDLTFQGPVVRLSVTAPDDSTIVAHVGPEQNLPLLRPGDEVYTHWSPEASLVLPAADIPTTEDLEEMLDES